ctacaactattattaatactattgttattgttagttctattattacaactattattactattgctGCTACTAGTTCTAGTACGACacctattattactattacaacTGCTAGTTctattactacaactattattactattgctGCTGTTAGTTCTACTACCacaactattattactattactactgctagttctattactacaactattattgcTATTGATATTGCTAGTTCTTCTACCACAACTATTATTCctattactactgccactactaccattactattgCTACTGCCGTTGCCAAttctaatattattactattgccACTACTACTGTTCACTGCTATTGCTATTTCTACCACTACAACTATTATTACTATGTCTGCTATTACTGCCACTGCTATTGCTACTTCTACCACCACATCTGTTACTGTTAGTTCTACAGAAACAGCTAAAGCTCTGCATTACGAACGTAGTTCGCTTGTAGTTGCCTATGGATTTATGAATATTTCACCCAGATGCAGATAAAACAAGATAAATAagcacccacacacacacacacaaaagagaTGCAAACAACAATGttaaaaacatgtttctttAACATTCTAAAATCAACATGGTATTTCGTGCCAACCGTTCTGAACGTGTTTCACAGTCGGAAAAGTTTGCCAAGAAAATTAATCTCAACTTGTCATCATTTGTTAAacggacacaccctagttacgtttatttgttaaccattacggcgttgtttttcgctattaaaccccatttttcacaaataaaattgcactttacttacattttattatttagaatacacatttccattcacctgaagtgctttttggtaatcctgatgtttgtaaaaccacgaaatgcattttttgcattttttcacgaaacgtgttgtcgagaaaaaaccgttaagcaagcgaggtccaatctatttttagaggggatatttccatttcaatgtcacagacgttggtatatcacgtgaccgttatcattttggttcggtttgttttctcgtgcacggttcgcgcaataaacatccgatttgttgttgttcatttgtgagatttttcttcacagttcgtgaacattttcagtgacaataaagttcagacaagtaagtgtctcaatacaaaacgttacaaacctttaaacaaataattttgctaagtcttacgatatctggagaggggatatagaggcactgattttccgtttcagatttttcccttttccgtttcataatgttacaaattccggGTTTTTCCGTtttagtattaaacaaattctgtttttgtttcacacacacacacacacacacacacacaccgcgcaattaattgctggtgtaaaataaatatgcaatgaggtaaaacatgtcagtagtttgtatttatttttggtttaaatttaaacacaaatacgccacgacacagacttcggacattttcggtttttttacgatatgatcgggaaaataattacaaacgatcacactataaaccacttcccttgtataatttattttgaacaaagcctggcatacaatatgcaattactgcattcctttgtgagatcggaaatatggcaatgccgcaaatgttaaaaattaataagcaaacataacatatctTTCACTTCagtaaatatcggacaattttagctcacaatgttcggtttttcccgttaaatcgccgggaataagcgaagaaaacacgactggtaaaacgtctagatactctacatttggcgtaacatacaaaggtactagtgtcgtagcgtagcacaggcagatgtcggtgtccatagtttctagttcgaaaaataatttttaattaatcaaatgcgctatttaaagttaaataatgttttggaaaaaaatcgggaattccgtttcagataggtatttccgcgattccggaaaatcagtgcctctagggataagaccaggacagaacagttggaacatgtccagaagacgtgaaacgaacgcaccccaaagtctgtgaaatttgtcgtgacgtaggcattgttgtgcttcaagcgacatctaccggtgacatcagaatactaactttcaaaattatttcatgcaattgggacatggggattcccatggtatttatcgatataaaacctgctttttcactccatttgataaaaacgtgatctaagtgtgttacaggtttgtagattaaccaaattataatttattttcgctggatggaactagggtgtgcggctttaatcaTTCTCTTTGATGTAAAACTACCAAAAGCTATGAAGTAGGATTAGTTCCCTTCGTTTCCCTGCATAGTGAACAATATGTAGATGTGACCACATTTGCACATCGTGTcttgttaaattatttagatTAATTTTTCTTCACGTGCGTGAGTCGGTCAACATAAAACGATCGAATGGTTGGTTGTCTTCACGAGCGAGGATATTTCTCATGTTCACAGCTTCCACTGAGTTCGCCGAGTGAATTCTAATAACACGTGTAATTTAACAACCTCCTACTTTTGGcatgataaatgtattttcttattCAACGGTGGGTTTGTCGGAGTAAAGAGACAGAATGCATTTACAATGATCACGGCGAGAACGTATTTTAGAAGATAACGAACAAAGAAATGGCTAGACACAATTAGAGAGGATATTTACAGTGATTCTTGTCAAAACAGATTTTTATTCCAGATTTCCACGTTCTGCTTaaagtgtttttctttctttcttccttttgaTAAAGTAAAgctatagaatgaatgaatgttcaacaacaccccaacacaatgaatgaatgatcaacaacaccccaacacaatgaatgaatgttcaacaacaccctaacacaatgaatgaatgatcaaCAACACCCtaacacaatgaatgaatgttcaacaacaccccaacacaatgaatgaatgatcaacaacaccccaacacaatgaatgaatgttcaacaacaccccaaaacaatgaatgaatgttcaacaacaccccaacacaatgaatgaatgttcaacaacaccccaacacaatgaatgaatgttcaacaacaccccaacacaatgaatgaatgttcaacaacaccccaacacaatgaatgaatgttcaacaacaccccaaaacaatgaatgaatgttcaacaacaccctaacacaatgaatgaatgtttaatgacatctgaACAATAGTAATCTCAtgcacaatgaatgaatgaaaagttGAAAGAATGTTGAGCGACACTACAGCacaatgaattaatgtttaatggcaccccaagcacaatgaatgaatgaatgaatgaatggttgaaagattatttaacgacactccagcacgaaacatGCATCGGCCATTTGGTgccaaacaaaggtaagtacatgaatatgattatttacattagaaataaacattttataattttgtaaaaacacaTAACATTTGAAAGGGCTGTGGAGAAAagtacaatataaaacaaaaatcaaggtaagtatattttaaaactttgtatagaataaaattgttaaaactttaaaataattatgggtGGGATTTAAAAGATTCCACCAAACTGTGGTGTAGGCAGCATACTCTGCACGCGCTCACATTAAGGTGGGTCCTTCCTCAAAAGAAATGAATATGTCAAATATGTAAAgtcgatgcgggcacgacacaaggcctataagaggactgccacgctcccaggactggcttgtcAGACTGAAGCTTAGTCTCAACCGCTATAGAAATGCATTACGCTAATGTTCAGTTACAAATATTGCTTCCTGTGGTTTGTTTACACGAGTTGGCTGTTTATTATTTCACCTTTAGCTAGAGAAAGATGGCAATATGCGTGCCACACACTGGGTAGTAAATGTACTCCTCTGGTTTCAATTAATAATCAGTGTCCAGAAATGTAAAGTCTGGCTAAAACAGTTGGGTAATTCCCGGCATGAATCAAATTCAATTATCATTTGTAACAGACCATTACCTGCACCACGCGCTTCTAATGAAGACCGCCAAAATAGAAAGATTTTCATTGACTGCCATAGTAACGATAATGACGTTATTTCATTTTCCTAGACCCTATTTGTTGGGCGTGGTAGCGgaaatatattgctttagcagtactcttacaATGCTTGTTTACAGCTGGATATACAACGTTACTGGAACCACAAAACAGTACAGAGCTTTGCAATACATGTATTGACTTCATAAGCATTTAGATGCAGTTCTaataatataaatcaatatgtattgtatttataatatacgGATGGAAGTATATGACTTGAAGGAGTCTTATTTTATCAAATGATCGGAGATCGTATATGAAATCATGGTTACAGTACTAGAATGCTCCGGTAAAGGGTTTAAAAGCACatgcattattttgttttctccaAGGTCGTGTATCCCGATGGACAATTGGAgcaccccttagttgggatggtcatacgaaagtgtgtctttttatcaattgccaataaagatgttatgctgtgttgggtacccagccatgttggcattaggggtaacgaaaaggcagatgttgctgccaagtctgctttgaacttgccccgtgtccatgttggtgtcccctacagtgattttaaatttcatatttgtCTCGATATATAAAGTTACATGTTACATGTTGAGTCTCGATAAAGAGATGTTAGTGTTTGCGAGATTAACTCTCGTGAGATGTTGTCGCCATGAGTTAGATGAAGAATAAACCGCATGTTAGTGACTAACTTGTTTCTTGCTTGTTTGCGTTATAATAACTATAACGCATAACGTAACATGGTGTCAGAGTAAATGTGATATTGCTGTAAAAAAACTGACCAAAATGTTAGTAAGTGGGCATTTCTTCTGTGACACTTCCTCCTTAAAGTGCGCACCAGTCCGAAAAAACTTTCTTCTTTGAACTACGACCGGAAGTGATGGTCCGTAGTCATACGTTGGAATTGTAAATTCCTCCGGAAGTAAGCACTGCTTTGGTATTTCCGACCGGAAAGGAGCATCACAGCGATCTTTTCCATCGGAAACGTGAACCGAAAGTGTTTATAAGTAAACTTGGTGGGTTAAATACTGGATTATTTTTCTGTACTACACTGCTACTAGTAAGTGATAACAATGGGTGACCAAGAGGTACAGCCTACAGTCATTCAGAGTGTTCCGTTCCCATGCAAACTAGAGTTGAGTGGAAACGTTGCTACAAAATGGGAGCATTTTAGACAAGTATGGGATAATTATGAAATTGCTTCGCGACTTGAACTACAACCCACACAAGTAAGAACAGCTACACTTCTAACATGTTTTGGCCCTGAAGCACTGAAAGTATACAATGGGATGCAATTTCCTAATGTAGATGACAGAACTAATATTAACATTGTGTTAGAGAGAATGCAACAATTCTGTCTTGGTGAAGTAAATGAAATCTACGAAAGGTATTGTTTCAATAAACGTGACCAAGAGAAAGGTGAATCTATAGATGCGTACTATACTATGTCAAAAAACTGCAACTACGAACAGTTGAGAGATTCTTTGATAAGAGATCGGATTGTTGTAGGCGTTGGTGACAACCACACGAGGAAACGGCTACTACTGATGAGAAATCTGAACCTTCAGCAATGTCTAGATACCGCTAGGGCATATGAATCCACAAATCAGCATCTTCAAGAGATGGCTCAGGGAAAATCGGAAGACGTTCAAGCTTTTCAGCATAGAACAAAGAAAAAGTCTACTGTTGGTCTGCAGGTTGGTCAAAAGAGAGTTACTTTGATCAACTATTATTACTGTGATAAACGACATCCCAAGAGGAAAGAGGAGTGTCCTGCTTGGGGAAAGACCTGTAATATCTGCAAGAAAGAAAACCACTTTGCTTTAAAATGTCCTACTAGGAGATTCAAACCAAGGAGTGATcgaaaacaaaaatctaaagAAAAACTATATACAGTAGAAGACAACTCTGATGACAGTAGTGAGGGAAGTCTTATGTCCGTGGATGCTATTGCTGAGGTTGCTGCTGTTAATGTTGGTGGTGAAACATATCCTACTAGAATCTTTGCGGACATGATAGTAAACGGACAGAAAGTGAACTTTCAGATAGATAGTGGAGCGAGTGTAAACGTAATATCTGAAGCAGTATATTCAGGTTTGTCTGAAGAAAAGCTGGAAACTAGTAACACTACACTTATTATGTTCAACAAATCTCAGATCAAACCAGTAGGAAAATGCAGATTAAGGATTCTCAATCCTAAAACTAAGAAAGAATACAGTGCAGAGTTCCAAGTTGTAAAAGAGAAATGTCGATCTGTATTGGGGTCGAGAACCGTGCAGAAAATGAAACTAATAACTGTGAATCAAAACAATTTTGAGTCTGTACATGGTGTGGAGACCATGCTTCCTCTCAGGAAAAAAGACATTGAAACACAGTTCACTGATGTGTTCACAAGAGATGGTAAACTGGAAGGAGAGTTACATCTAGAAGTGGATCCAGCGGTAGTACCAGTACAGATACCACCAAGGAAACTGCCTTTGGCAAAAAAGACAATGGTCAAGAAACATATTGACAGACTTGTCAAGAAAAATGTTTTGGCTCCTGTCTCAGTACCTACAGATTGGGTGTCTTCTATGGTAGTATGCAATAAACAAAGTGGCATACGTCTCTGTATAGACCCAACACCTTTAAACAAAGCTTTGAAGAGAAACCACTATCCATTACCCACGATTGATGATATCCTTCCTGAACTGTCAACGGCTAAGTTGTTCACTGTACTTGATGCAAAAGATGGGTTTTGGCATGTTGTCTTAGATGAAGAGTCTAGTTACTTAACTACATTCTCAACTCCATTTGGTCGTTACAGGTGGAAGCGGATGCCATTTGGAATTTCTCCAGCGCCTGAGGAATTTCAAAGGAGACTGCAAGAAGCTCTAGAAGGATTAGAAGGAGTGGCTGTTGTAACTGATGACATACTACTATATGCACTGGATGAAGCTGATCATGATCGTAAACTAGTTTTGTTGTTGAGGAGATGCCAAGAGAAAGGTATTCGGCTCAACAAAGACAAAATGAAGTTTAAACAGACTGAAGTTAAATATGTTGGACATACTCTAACTGCATCAGGTCTGAAACCTGATCCAGCCAAAGTTGAAGCAATCATTAAGATGCCACCCCCTTCTGATAAACAAGGAGTGCAACGCTTGATTGGGATGGTGAACTACGTTGCCAAGTTTGCTCCACAGCTAGCAACAGTCACTGCTCTGATTCGGGAATTACTGAAAGCAGAAGTAGCGTTTTACTGGGATGAGACTATACAAGGGAAAGCTTTCAGCAAAGTGAAAGATATTCTGTCAAGGGCTCCTGTCCTTGGATACTTTGACAATGATAAGCCAGTAGTTTTGCAATGTGATGCAAGCCAGCATGGGCTTGGAGCTTGTCTTATGCAGGAGGGAAAACCTGTTGCATATGCTTCACGATCTCTGAACACAACAGAATGTAATTATGCACAGATCGAAAAAGAACTTCTAGCGATCGTGTTTGGTGTTgaaaaatttgaaacatacttgtTTGGCAGATCTTTTACTGTGGAATCGGACCACAAGCCGCTGGAAAGTATTTTCAAAAAGAGCCTACTGAATGCGCCAAAGAGACTACAAAGAATGCTGTTGAGACTACAAAAGTTTGAATTTGTCTTGGTATATAAGAAGGGATCGTCAATGTTCATGGCAGATGCTTTGAGCAGAGCATACATACCACATCTGACAAAAGAGGTACATGATGGTGAAGTATTTCATGTGGATGTGCGGACTGTAACTGAAAAAGATGTTGAACTGATAAATATGTCGGAGGATGTAAGGATGACTCCAGAAACTCTGGAGGAAATACAACAAGCATCTGAAACTGATACAGTGATGAATCAACTAAAGAAAATCATTGTACAAGGATGGCCAGAGACAAAAgcagaaatacaaatatcagttCAAGATTATTTCAACATTCGGGATGAGTTAACTGTACAAGATGGTCTTGTCTACAAAGGAGACCGTATTGTAATCCCTACAGCAATGAGAGGGAAAATCAAAGAAAGAATTCACAGAAGTCATCTAGGAATTCAAGGATGCCTTAGACGGGCAAGAGAAGTGGTTTATTGGCCGAGGATTAACAAAGAAATTGAAGAATGTATTTCAAAATGCTCTGTCTGCAGAGAATTCTCAgtgaaacaacaaaaagaaccaCTCATCAGTCAAGAGATACCAGATCGACCATGGCAAAAAGTCAGCATGGACCTTTTCGAAACTGAAGGCTGTGATTATCTAGTCATTGTTGATCACTATTCAGACTTTTTCGAAGTTGACAAACTAAGTGCAAACAAGAAAGCATCACAAGTTATTGGAAAGATCAAGGCTCAGTTTGCAAGGCATGGTATTCCCGAAGAAATGTTCACAGACAATGGACCTCCGTTCAACTCAAAAGAATTCAGTGAGTTCGCAAAGGAGTATGGATGTATGCATGTTACAAGTTCACCAAGATATCCACAATCAAATGGAAAGGCAGAGAGTGCTGTCAAAATAGCTCAGTCTATCATCAAGAAAGCTCACAGAGCTAACACCGACCCATACATTGGCCTACTCGACTACTACAACACTCCGACAGAGTTGGTAACCACATCGCCAGCACAACGGATGTTTTCTCGCAGAACTAGAACATTGTTGCCTACTGCTCGACGTCTGCTCACACCAGAAGTAGTCAAAGATGTCAAAGA
The sequence above is drawn from the Gigantopelta aegis isolate Gae_Host chromosome 6, Gae_host_genome, whole genome shotgun sequence genome and encodes:
- the LOC121373974 gene encoding uncharacterized protein K02A2.6-like; this translates as MSKNCNYEQLRDSLIRDRIVVGVGDNHTRKRLLLMRNLNLQQCLDTARAYESTNQHLQEMAQGKSEDVQAFQHRTKKKSTVGLQVGQKRVTLINYYYCDKRHPKRKEECPAWGKTCNICKKENHFALKCPTRRFKPRSDRKQKSKEKLYTVEDNSDDSSEGSLMSVDAIAEVAAVNVGGETYPTRIFADMIVNGQKVNFQIDSGASVNVISEAVYSGLSEEKLETSNTTLIMFNKSQIKPVGKCRLRILNPKTKKEYSAEFQVVKEKCRSVLGSRTVQKMKLITVNQNNFESVHGVETMLPLRKKDIETQFTDVFTRDGKLEGELHLEVDPAVVPVQIPPRKLPLAKKTMVKKHIDRLVKKNVLAPVSVPTDWVSSMVVCNKQSGIRLCIDPTPLNKALKRNHYPLPTIDDILPELSTAKLFTVLDAKDGFWHVVLDEESSYLTTFSTPFGRYRWKRMPFGISPAPEEFQRRLQEALEGLEGVAVVTDDILLYALDEADHDRKLVLLLRRCQEKGIRLNKDKMKFKQTEVKYVGHTLTASGLKPDPAKVEAIIKMPPPSDKQGVQRLIGMVNYVAKFAPQLATVTALIRELLKAEVAFYWDETIQGKAFSKVKDILSRAPVLGYFDNDKPVVLQCDASQHGLGACLMQEGKPVAYASRSLNTTECNYAQIEKELLAIVFGVEKFETYLFGRSFTVESDHKPLESIFKKSLLNAPKRLQRMLLRLQKFEFVLVYKKGSSMFMADALSRAYIPHLTKEVHDGEVFHVDVRTVTEKDVELINMSEDVRMTPETLEEIQQASETDTVMNQLKKIIVQGWPETKAEIQISVQDYFNIRDELTVQDGLVYKGDRIVIPTAMRGKIKERIHRSHLGIQGCLRRAREVVYWPRINKEIEECISKCSVCREFSVKQQKEPLISQEIPDRPWQKVSMDLFETEGCDYLVIVDHYSDFFEVDKLSANKKASQVIGKIKAQFARHGIPEEMFTDNGPPFNSKEFSEFAKEYGCMHVTSSPRYPQSNGKAESAVKIAQSIIKKAHRANTDPYIGLLDYYNTPTELVTTSPAQRMFSRRTRTLLPTARRLLTPEVVKDVKEKLYYRKEKQVKYYNRSTKELESLKPGDIVRIQPVEKGKWVLAKVEGQVDVRSYQVRTENGRTYRRNRKHLRKTGEEYAPEPYVPEPCILPVNIQPIQPTQERCENKEAQSTTIHQSMSEIPVQTKTVRKSPEKLKRAFGEKRIVTRSGRVSKPNPKFK